A stretch of Primulina tabacum isolate GXHZ01 chromosome 13, ASM2559414v2, whole genome shotgun sequence DNA encodes these proteins:
- the LOC142523460 gene encoding uncharacterized protein LOC142523460, whose translation MGNWWSGVVEPPPPPPPMVLVPPLFDFPPLAARTRMLESSYNFLFGKLALRCLFEDYFEEAKHFSARIMLKPIDDPHVDLIATVAGPVDHKPEEKIVGNAQFRWQSDVDDPHTFIDLFVSNTEPILLMRSCAYYPKFGFGAFGIFPLLLKQRVSSEDYGVMGLRYGSSNLSFGATVIPFTSGDELPKNAWLVSKMGRLTAGIQYEPKFGSKDGARLKNLENWSCAIGYGLGSGSPLSPSFNFGLELAKNSQFIASFYQHVVVQRRIKNPLEENEIVGITNYIDFGFELQTRVDDVKATNNIQDSTFQVAASWQANKNFLLKGKAGPLSSSIALAFKSWWKPSFTFSLSAVRDRIKRETSFGLGICVDNIREASYQRADPNFVMLTPNKEHLAEGIHWKIGERPMLQSDVNSGNFDGIPKELRPLNKIL comes from the exons ATGGGGAACTGGTGGTCTGGTGTCGTAGAGCCTCCTCCTCCTCCCCCCCCAATGGTGCTGGTTCCTCCACTCTTCGATTTCCCTCCTCTCGCTGCCCGTACCAG AATGCTGGAATCATCCTACAACTTTTTGTTTGGGAAGCTGGCTTTGAGATGCCTTTTCGAGGATTACTTTGAAGAAGCAAAACATTTTAGCGCCAGGATCATGCTCAAACCGATTGATGATCCTCATGTTGACTTGATTGCCACT GTTGCTGGTCCTGTTGATCACAAACCTGAGGAAAAAATTGTCGGGAATGCACAATTTCGCTGGCAAAG TGATGTTGATGATCCTCACACATTTATTGACCTTTTTGTATCAAACACTGAACC GATTTTGCTGATGAGATCCTGTGCATACTACCCCAAATTTGGGTTTGGAGCATTTGGCATTTTCCCACTGCTTTTGAAACAAAG AGTGTCTTCTGAAGATTATGGTGTTATGGGCTTGAGATATGGCTCTTCGAATCTTTCATTTGGAGCTACAGTAATTCCTTTCACTT CGGGAGATGAACTTCCAAAAAACGCATGGTTGGTTAGCAAGATGGGAAGATTAACTGCGGGCATTCAATATGAACCTAAAT TTGGAAGCAAAGATGGAGCAAGACTCAAAAACTTAGAAAACTGGAGCTGTGCAATTGGTTATGGATTGGGATCAGGCAGTCCATTGAGCCCCTCCTTCAATTTTGGACTTGAACTTGCAAAAAACTCACAG TTCATCGCTTCTTTCTATCAGCATGTGGTGGTTCAGAGACGG ATAAAAAATCCACTTGAAGAAAATGAGATCGTTGGAATCACAAATTACATTGACTTCGGTTTTGAGTTACAAACACG GGTTGATGATGTAAAGGCTACGAACAACATTCAAGATTCAACTTTTCAAGTTGCCGCATCTTGGCAAGCCAATAAAAACTTCTTACTCAAG GGAAAGGCAGGGCCTCTTAGCTCGTCCATTGCTTTGGCTTTCAAATCATGGTGGAAACCTTCCTTCACTTTTAGCTTGTCAG CTGTTAGAGATCGCATAAAGAGGGAGACATCATTTGGATTGGGTATATGTGTCGACAACATTAGAGAAGCAAG TTATCAAAGGGCAGATCCCAATTTCGTGATGCTGACCCCAAACAAAGAGCATTTAGCAGAGGGCATCCACTGGAAAATTGGTGAAAGACCGATGCTCCAATCTGATGTGAATTCTGGAAATTTTGATGGCATACCCAAGGAATTGAGACCCTTGAATAAAATTTTGTAA